In Triticum aestivum cultivar Chinese Spring chromosome 5B, IWGSC CS RefSeq v2.1, whole genome shotgun sequence, the following proteins share a genomic window:
- the LOC123115387 gene encoding cation/H(+) antiporter 28, with protein MDCSMTSSVLSANYNMVLFEFGVILVTSKILYALLRNVYQPRVFSDLLLGIILAQFRVLSITNAINLVFGKIGGFIFAPYLFALGVEMDPFSLLDTPAADAVIAYAGIASTCVLVTLCHGAITSTSRTHTGIVHERSLRAFLGLAAALANTASPVLTRLATDLKIAKTNVGRLAVGAGITSDMVTTLLIALGSMVWRDSDADADAPFAQPALTASVLAVVVMSAFMSRAMADWVDGRNPEGRRMRGFDLSLVALVAATLCWFISVLRLDINMAAFLVGLAFPSDGRVSRLLVSKINFVLSSFVLPLYVAHVCLSLRQTTDDIEVAGLKPDEGLRAYVMQLPFPWWKVFLATSMGTLGKLVGCTGVGLLRGLGWLEALALGMLLNVKGYFHIYCALAAFEAGIITDKSFMAIIFVVALNVAVTPMVGMGIASWARRSVQWRLMGLQHHDPSTELRLVAGLRGPQEVPTLAFLMESLRWGAGNGEIACYAVDMVQLTDQTASSIVKSVGLDGVTVVDEEVAEMRKLIGEALDAYQAECGGVGGKVKVRRLLALSSFPDMHSDLCICAEDAMAALILVPFHKTQCLDGTMDGGHFGFRLVNQKVLQLAPCSVGIIVDRGLGKQQRPDSTAQASVVVVFIGGADDREALTLASFMCKQQASVRLTALRVVQNAMAQARAKARTSLFESKSKRHMPLAAATTTGQEELQAQADDKFFAEFYRKHVAGNKSVGYLEKHVADGAELVAVLRGMQGDYRLFVVGKGRDRNSVLTEGLDEWAECLELGPVGDILASSDFSTTASVLIVQQYDAKKHYKVIDEEFMPL; from the exons ATGGATTGCTCGATGACGAGCAGCGTGCTGTCGGCCAACTACAACATGGTGCTGTTCGAGTTCGGCGTCATCCTCGTCACCAGCAAGATCTTGTACGCCCTCCTCCGCAACGTCTACCAGCCCCGCGTCTTCTCCGACCTCCTC CTGGGCATCATCCTCGCGCAGTTCCGCGTCCTCTCCATCACCAACGCCATCAACCTGGTGTTCGGCAAGATCGGCGGCTTCATCTTCGCGCCATACCTCTTCGCGCTCGGCGTCGAGATGGACCCCTTCTCGCTCCTCGACacccccgccgccgacgccgtcaTCGCCTACGCCGGCATCGCCTCCACCTGCGTCCTCGTCACGCTCTGCCACGGCGCCATCACCTCCACCTCTCGTACCCACACCGGCATCGTCCACGAGCGCTCCCTCCGCGCCTTCCTCGGCCTCGCCGCCGCTCTCGCCAACACCGCCTCCCCCGTCCTCACCCGCCTCGCCACCGACCTCAAGATCGCCAAGACCAACGTCGGCCGCCTCGCCGTCGGTGCCGGCATCACCTCCGACATGGTCACCACCCTACTCATCGCGCTCGGCAGCATGGTGTGGCGCGAcagcgacgccgacgccgacgcgccCTTCGCGCAGCCCGCGCTCACGGCGTCCGTCCTCGCGGTCGTCGTCATGTCCGCCTTCATGTCCCGGGCCATGGCCGACTGGGTGGACGGCCGCAACCCCGAGGGCCGGCGCATGCGCGGCTTCGACCTTTCCCTCGTCGCGCTCGTGGCCGCCACGCTCTGCTGGTTCATCTCCGTGCTCCGCCTCGACATCAACATGGCCGCCTTCCTCGTCGGCCTCGCGTTCCCCAGTGACGGCCGGGTGTCGCGGTTGCTCGTCAGCAAGATCAACTTCGTGCTCTCCTCCTTCGTGCTGCCGCTCTACGTCGCCCATGTCTGCCTCTCGCTCCGGCAAACCACCGATGACATCGAGGTCGCGGGCCTCAAGCCCGACGAGGGCCTCCGCGCCTATGTCATGCAGCTGCCCTTCCCATGGTGGAAGGTCTTCTTGGCCACCTCCATGGGCACGCTCGGCAAGCtcgtcggctgcaccggcgtcgGCCTGCTCCGGGGCCTCGGCTGGCTCGAGGCGCTCGCGCTCGGCATGCTGCTCAACGTCAAGGGCTACTTCCACATCTACTGTGCGCTCGCCGCCTTCGAGGCCGGCATCATCACCGACAAGTCCTTCATGGCCATCATCTTCGTGGTGGCGCTCAACGTCGCCGTCACGCCCATGGTAGGGATGGGGATCGCGTCCTGGGCACGCCGGAGCGTGCAGTGGCGCCTCATGGGCCTCCAGCACCACGACCCGTCCACCGAGCTgcgcctcgtcgccggcctccgcgGCCCGCAGGAAGTGCCGACCCTCGCGTTCCTCATGGAGTCGCTCCGGTGGGGCGCCGGCAACGGCGAGATCGCGTGCTACGCCGTGGACATGGTGCAGCTGACGGACCAGACGGCGTCTTCAATCGTGAAAAGCGTTGGGTTGGACGGCGTGACGGTAGTGGACGAGGAGGTGGCGGAGATGCGGAAGCTCATCGGCGAGGCGCTAGACGCGtaccaggcggagtgcggtggcGTGGGCGGCAAGGTGAAGGTGCGCCGGCTGCTGGCGCTGTCGTCATTCCCGGACATGCACAGCGACCTGTGCATCTGCGCCGAGGACGCCATGGCGGCGCTCATCCTAGTGCCGTTCCACAAGACACAGTGCCTGGACGGCACCATGGACGGCGGACACTTCGGGTTCCGGCTGGTGAACCAAAAGGTGCTGCAGCTAGCGCCATGCTCGGTGGGGATCATCGTGGACCGCGGCCTCGGCAAGCAGCAGCGTCCAGACAGCACGGCGCAGGCGTCGGTGGTGGTGGTGTTCATCGGCGGCGCGGACGACCGGGAGGCGCTGACACTGGCGTCGTTCATGTGCAAGCAGCAGGCTTCGGTGCGGCTGACGGCGCTACGGGTGGTGCAGAACGCGATGGCGCAGGCGCGGGCTAAGGCGCGTACGAGCCTCTTCGAGTCCAAGAGCAAGCGGCACATGCCtctggcggcggcgacgacgacggggcagGAGGAGCTGCAGGCGCAGGCGGACGACAAGTTCTTCGCCGAGTTCTACCGGAAGCACGTCGCCGGCAACAAGTCCGTCGGGTACCTGGAGAAGCACGTGGCGGACGGGGCGGAGCTGGTGGCGGTGCTGCGGGGAATGCAGGGGGACTACCGGCTTTTCGTGGTGGGCAAGGGAAGGGACCGCAACTCGGTGCTCACCGAGGGGCTGGATGAGTGGGCGGAGTGCCTGGAGCTCGGGCCCGTCGGCGACATCCTAGCCTCGTCGGACTTCTCGACGACGGCGTCCGTGCTCATCGTGCAGCAGTACGACGCCAAGAAGCACTACAAGGTCATCGATGAGGAGTTCATGCCCTTGTAA
- the LOC123115389 gene encoding B3 domain-containing protein Os03g0212300-like, with protein MEESGAVRRQKFFKILLPGSFESSLSLPPKFAARLDQPPVLAVATLRDPTGRSWHVGLVRHGAAGLRFDGKGWRSFVAGCSLSAGQLLVFDHLDDLSNQSPASFIGS; from the exons ATGGAGGAGAGCGGCGCCGTACGCCGGCAAAAGTTCTTCAAAATCCTCCTGCCGGGCTCCTTCGAGTCCAGCCTG TCTCTGCCGCCCAAGTTCGCGGCGCGCCTGGACCAGCCGCCGGTGCTCGCCGTCGCCACGCTGCGCGACCCCACGGGCCGGTCGTGGCACGTGGGCCTCGTCCGGCACGGCGCCGCGGGCCTGCGCTTCGACGGGAAGGGGTGGCGCAGCTTCGTCGCCGGCTGCAGCCTCTCCGCCGGCCAGCTCCTCGTCTTCGACCACCTCGACGACCTGAGCAATCAATCGCCGGCGAGCTTTATTGGTTCGTGA